The following coding sequences lie in one Chelonia mydas isolate rCheMyd1 chromosome 6, rCheMyd1.pri.v2, whole genome shotgun sequence genomic window:
- the SRRM2 gene encoding serine/arginine repetitive matrix protein 2 isoform X6, with amino-acid sequence MYNGIGLPTPRGSGTNGYVQRNLSAVRHKKERTDYKSEEELRKLESSLVKKPNQEILDHERKRKVELKCLELAELMEEQGYAEGEIQEKVATFRLMLVEKDVALGKEGEQQPEQKPAVTETHQLAEANEKKNERLRAAFGISENYVDGSSFDPNRRAKEAAAAKQQQEQQKQYGLVRESSSSRSPSPKQKKKKKKKDRGRSESRSPSRRERKKSSKKKKHRSESDSKKRKHRSPSPKSKHKAKEKKRKRSTSESASQKGRRGRSSSPDSSSSSDSSRSRSRSVTTQKRASRPSVSPAAPPRRRADPEGAPKDAPKRDHSASPEVSRRAQSGSPREGRDKREKQSSRRSPRQRSSSLSPVSEGKQKDKDHPRQPERKSTPTPTSAREPRPQRRSPSPEPARERASSGHKRPPSKETKSPRSSSPPPKKPVADRPKSPSLGAAPSAPATTRKAPSPQPSRSGSESDEDSSSSSPERDKPAPSRQEKSRGSQRRDRSSSSPEPSQPAKAAPKPSSRRERSGTPAKSAKTRSLSKRDAKSRSRTPPSRRERSRTPPRRGGRSRTPPRRGARSRTPPRRGRSRSRSPQWRGRSRSPQRWGRSRSRTPPRWGKSRTPQRRGRSRSPQRRGWSRSRTPQRPGWSRSRNTARRGRSRTPPRRGRSRSRTPPRRGRSRSRTPPRRGRSRSRTPPRRGRSRSRTPPRRGRSRSRTPPRRGRSGSSPRREKSLISARRSRSGSSAERRKKSRLLLRRSRSDSSPEVKQKSRKVSRRSRSTSSPRLRKKSRSSPRRSRSGSSPRPKKKSRSSPRRSRSGSSPALKKKSRTPSRRRRRRSGLSPALKKKSRTPPRRSRSGSSPEVKKKSRSSPRRRRSGSSPLARKKSRSPPRRSRSRSSPVLKKKSRSPPRRSRSRSSPVLKKKSRSPPRRGRSGSSSVVKKKSRSPPVRGRSGSSPALREKSRSPLRRSRSGSSPAVREKSRSPPRRSRSGSSPAVREKSRSPPRRSRSGSSPAVREKSRSPPRRSRSGSSPAVREKSRSPPRRSRSGSSPAVREKSRSPPRRSRSGSSPAVREKSSSPPRRSRSGSSPAVREKPRSPPRRSRSRSSPEQREKSTSPPARGRSGSSPGLKKKSSSPQRQSGLGSSPAVEGKSRSSPGRSRSGSSPELKKVSKTSPRHSGAVSSPVVEEKSSLLPRCSQSGSSPELMKKSRSPPARGRSGSSPELNDKSSSPLPRHSQSGSSPGPKKKSRSPPRCVKPGASPVVKEKSRSPQPWQSRSGSSPEVKKKSPSPPMRGVSAEQAKSRSPPSLSGPGSLLTLKGKSSSPPRRSRSGSSPGSGSKLGAVSKHSRPVVSPEATELVRILAGQVKPMSPETKDKYGMSPRRSRLGSSPGIREKSRTPPSSSESSPERAEISSSPLRRSRSGSPPRPREKSRSPPRPREKSRSPPRPREKSRSPPRPREKSRSPPRPREKSRSPPRPREKSRSPPRPREKSRSPPRPREKSRSPPRPREKSRSPPRPREKSRSPPRPREKSRSPPRPREKSRSPPRPREKSRSPPRPREKSRSPPRPREKSRSPPRPREKSRSPPRPREKSRSPPRRSRSGSSPRPREKSRSPARYGSSGSFLRSREKSRSPARYSISGSSLRLREKSRSPPRRGRSGSSPRPREKLGASPRSSRSGSSPERPKGPTRRGRSSSPSRRGKWRSSLRRGRSGSSPRRTRSRSISRRGKSRSSLRRDRSISSPGRSRSRSTSRFSRRRERSPSSPRRGRSRTPPRRARAGSSPRRRGSRQPRSRSPPKLDVSRTPASSYRGRSKASPARTRSGSGSPKRAGRRSRSPPVLEKYPKVGAADKTAPGRAEKTSPMVVVPIRRSPSCSPPVPDEASPKARKAHSPAPKIHSPRPEGSLGAVRNGGPAPAWTLNSCPVAPGGSPPAGRLPAAKGPEKVRSSSSSSSSSSSASHKVPSPLPAPLPVLPPKEEDREGPKVKSEPPAPEGPGELPDKARSGVPKLLVPLPVPPRTPSKEKRSSSTSSSSSSSSSSSSSSSSSSSDSSSSSSESSHDSPASKGPDLETAKKEPLSPAQKELVREGRPLEVAKRKRRSRSSSSSSSSSTSSSSSSSSSSSSSSSSSSSSSSSSSSSSSSSSPKPGPQPQPKAAPKKLSPEQRRSRSPRKPIDSLRDSRSLSYSPAERRRPSPPEPPPAQRERHSDKPSQRSRGTNSRSPGRKRRRETPSPPHAARRRASRSP; translated from the exons ATGTACAATGGGATAGGGCTCCCCACTCCCCGGGGCAGCGGCACCAACGGCTACGTCCAGCGCAACCTCTCGGCCGTGCGGCACAAGAAGGAGCGAACCGACTACAAGTCGGAGGAGGAGCTCAGGAAGCTGGAGTCGTCTCTGGTTAAGAAGCCCAACCAGGAGATCCTGGACCATGAGCGCAAGCGGAAGGTGGAGCTGAAATGCCTGGAGCTGGCCGAGCTCATGGAGGAACAGGG TTATGCTGAGGGCGAGATCCAGGAGAAGGTGGCGACCTTTCGGCTCATGCTCGTGGAGAAGGACGTGGCTTTGGGcaaggagggggagcagcagcctgAGCAGAAACCAGC ggtcacAGAGACCCACCAGCTGGCCGAGGCCAATGAAAAGAAGAACGAGCGGCTGAGGGCGGCTTTTGGCATCAGCGAGAATTACGTCGACGGGAGCTCGTTCGACCCCAACCGCAGGGCGAAGGAGGCGGCGGctgccaagcagcagcaggagcagcagaagcagtACGG CTTGGTCCGTGAGTCCAGCAGCTCCCGCTCTCCATCCCCcaagcagaaaaaaaagaaaaagaagaaagatagAGGCAG GTCAGAGAGCAGATCCCCTTCTCGAAGGGAGAGGAAAAAGAGCTCTAAGAAGAAGAAACACAG GTCTGAGTCAGACTCGAAGAAGAGGAAACACAG gtctcccagtcccaagagcaAACACAAAGCCaaggagaagaagaggaagag ATCCACCAGCGAGTCGGCATCGCAGAAGGGCCGAAGAGGTCGCTCGTCCTCTccagactcttcctcctcctcggaCAGCTCGCGGAGCAG GTCCCGGAGTGTCACCACTCAGAAACGGGCTTCCCGGCCCAGCGTGAGCCCCGCCGCGCCGCCGCGGAGGAGAGCTGACCCCGAGGGCGCCCCAAAGGATGCCCCCAAGAGAGATCACTCAGCATCCCCCGAGGTCAGCCGGCGTGCACAGAGTGGCAGCCCCCGGGAGGGTCGAGATAAGCGAGAG AAGCAGTCTTCTCGGCGCTCCCCCCGCCAGCGTTCCTCCTCCCTGTCGCCCGTCTCCGAGGGGAAGCAGAAGGACAAGGATCACCCCCGGCAGCCAGAGCGcaaatccacccccaccccgacctCGGCGCGTGAGCCACGCCCGCAACGCCGCTCCCCGTCCCCTGAGCCGGCCCGGGAGAGGGCCTCGTCCGGCCACAAGCGCCCACCCTCCAAAGAGACCAAGTCCCCCCGTTCCTCCTCCCCGCCTCCAAAAAAGCCAGTGGCTGATCGCCCCAAGAGCCCGTCGCTAGGGGCTGCCCCCTCGGCACCGGCCACGACCCGGaaggccccctccccccagccatccCGCTCAGGCTCTGAGAGTGACGaagactcctcctcctcttctcccgaGCGGGATAAGCCGGCCCCAAGCAGGCAGGAGAAATCGAGGGGCTCCCAGCGCCGGGACCGCTCCAGTTCTTCCCCGGAGCCCTCCCAGCCTGCTAAGGCTGCCCCCAAGCCCTCGTCCCGGCGTGAGCGATCTGGCACCCCCGCGAAGAGCGCCAAAACCCGCTCCCTCTCAAAGAGAGACGCTAAGTCACGCTCGCGGACGCCCCCTTCTCGCAGGGAGCGCTCCCGCACCCCGCCCCGCCGGGGAGGGCGTTCCCGCACCCCGCCCCGCCGGGGGGCCCGTTCCCGCACGCCACCGAGACGGGGCCGGTCCCGATCCCGGAGCCCCCAGTGGAGAGGCAGGTCCCGGAGCCCCCAGAGATGGGGCCGTTCCCGTTCCCGCACTCCACCCAGGTGGGGCAAATCCCGTACGCCCCAGAGGAGGGGGAGATCTCGCAGCCCTCAAAGACGAGGATGGTCCCGCTCCAGGACACCCCAGAGGCCTGGCTGGTCTAGGAGCAGGAACACAGCGAGGCGGGGTCGGTCTAGAACCCCGCCCCGGCGAGGCAGGTCCCGGTCTAGAACCCCGCCCCGGCGAGGCAGGTCCCGGTCTAGAACCCCGCCCCGGCGAGGCAGGTCCCGGTCTAGAACCCCGCCCCGGCGAGGCAGGTCCCGGTCTAGAACCCCGCCCCGGCGAGGCAGGTCCCGGTCTAGAACCCCGCCCCGGCGAGGCAG GTCAGGGTCCTCTCCCAGGCGGGAAAAATCACTGATTTCAGCCAGGAGGAGCCGCTCTGGGTCGTCAGCTGAGAGGAGGAAGAAATCCAGGCTGCTCCTGCGGAGGAGCCGGTCAGACTCATCGCCAGAAGTAAAGCAGAAATCCAGGAAAGTGTCAAGACGCAGCCGCTCCACATCGTCCCCTCGGCTACGGAAGAAATCCAGATCATCACCCCGGAGGAGCCGCTCTGGCTCATCACCTCGGCCAAAAAAGAAATCCAGATCTTCCCCTCGGAGGAGCCGGTCAGGGTCGTCTCCAGCGCTGAAAAAGAAATCCAGAACGCCgtccagaaggaggaggaggaggtctgGATTGTCTCCGGCACTCAAAAAGAAATCCAGAACACCGCCTAGAAGAAGCCGGTCTGGATCGTCTCCAGAAGTGAAGAAGAAATCCAGGTCATCCCCCAGACGAAGGAGATCTGGATCTTCTCCATTGGCGAGAAAGAAATCCAGATCACCACCGAGACGAAGCAGGTCTAGGTCTTCGCCAGTGTTGAAGAAGAAATCTAGATCACCGCCGAGACGAAGCAGGTCTAGGTCCTCACCAGTGTTGAAGAAGAAATCTAGATCACCCCCGAGACGAGGCAGATCTGGGTCCTCTTCAGTGGTGAAGAAGAAATCCAGATCACCACCTGTGAGAGGCCGATCTGGGTCTTCTCCAGCATTGAGAGAGAAATCTAGATCGCCCCTGAGACGCAGCAGATCTGGATCATCTCCAGCCGTGCGAGAGAAATCTAGATCGCCCCCGAGACGCAGCAGATCTGGATCATCTCCAGCCGTGCGAGAGAAATCTAGATCGCCCCCGAGACGCAGCAGATCTGGATCATCTCCAGCCGTGCGAGAGAAATCTAGATCGCCCCCGAGACGCAGCAGATCTGGATCATCTCCAGCCGTGCGAGAGAAATCTAGATCGCCCCCGAGACGCAGCAGATCTGGATCATCTCCAGCCGTGCGAGAGAAATCTAGATCGCCCCCGAGACGCAGCAGATCTGGATCATCTCCAGCCGTGCGAGAGAAATCTAGTTCGCCCCCGAGACGAAGCAGATCTGGATCATCTCCAGCTGTGCGAGAGAAACCAAGATCGCCTCCGAGACGAAGCAGATCTAGATCCTCAccagaacagagagagaaatctaCATCACCTCCTGCGAGAGGCAGGTCTGGTTCCTCTCCTGGGTTGAAAAAGAAATCCAGTTCTCCTCAAAGGCAAAGTGGGCTTGGATCTTCACCAGCAGTGGAAGGGAAATCCAGATCTTCTCCAGGGAGAAGCAGATCTGGATCCTCTCCAGAATTGAAGAAGGTGTCTAAGACCTCTCCAAGACACAGTGGTGCTGTGTCTTCTCCAGTGGTGGAAGAGAAATCTAGCTTGCTTCCAAGATGTAGCCAGTCTGGATCCTCTCCAGAACTGATGAAGAAATCCAGATCGCCACCTGCGAGAGGCAGGTCTGGATCCTCTCCAGAACTAAATGATAAATCTAGCTCACCACTCCCAAGGCACAGCCAATCAGGATCTTCTCCAGGGCCAAAAAAGAAATCCAGATCACCTCCAAGATGTGTTAAGCCTGGTGCCTCTCCAGTGGTGAAGGAAAAATCCAGATCTCCCCAGCCATGGCAAAGCCGATCCGGATCCTCTCCAGAAGTGAAAAAGAAGTCCCCATCTCCGCCCATGAGAGGGGTCTCTGCAGAGCAAGCAAAATCCAGATCGCCTCCCTCATTGAGCGGACCTGGATCATTGTTGACACTGAAAGGGAAATCCAGTTCGCCCCCAAGACGCAGCCGATCCGGATCCTCTCCAGGGTCAGGAAGCAAGCTTGGGGCAGTTTCAAAACACAGCAGGCCTGTGGTTTCTCCAGAAGCTACAGAGTTAGTGAGGATTTTAGCAGGTCAGGTCAAGCCCATGTCTCCTGAGACAAAAGACAAATATGGAATGTCCCCAagaaggagcaggttggggtcGTCCCCTGGCATCAGAGAGAAATCCAGAACACCTCCAAGCAGCTCGGAGTCTTCTCCGGAACGGGCAGAAATATCCTCATCACCTCTGAGACGCAGCAGATCTGGCTCACCCCCGAGGCCGCGAGAGAAGTCCCGATCGCCCCCGAGGCCGCGAGAGAAGTCCCGATCGCCCCCGAGGCCGCGAGAGAAGTCCCGATCGCCCCCGAGGCCGCGAGAGAAGTCCCGATCGCCCCCGAGGCCGCGAGAGAAGTCCCGATCGCCCCCGAGGCCGCGAGAGAAGTCCCGATCGCCCCCGAGGCCGCGGGAGAAGTCCCGATCGCCCCCGAGGCCGCGGGAGAAGTCCCGATCGCCCCCGAGGCCGCGGGAGAAGTCCCGATCGCCCCCGAGGCCGCGGGAGAAGTCCCGATCGCCCCCGAGGCCGCGGGAGAAGTCCCGATCGCCCCCGAGGCCGCGGGAGAAGTCCCGATCGCCCCCGAGGCCGCGGGAGAAGTCCCGATCGCCCCCGAGGCCGCGGGAGAAGTCCCGATCGCCCCCGAGGCCGCGGGAGAAGTCCCGATCGCCCCCGAGGCCGCGGGAGAAGTCCCGATCGCCCCCGAGGCCGCGGGAGAAGTCCCGATCGCCCCCAAGACGCAGCAGATCTGGCTCATCTCCCAGGCCTCGAGAAAAATCCCGATCTCCTGCAAGGTATGGCAGTTCTGGTTCATTTCTGAGATCTAGAGAGAAATCCAGATCGCCTGCAAGGTACAGTATATCCGGCTCGTCCCTAAGACTTCGAGAGAAATCCAGATCTCCTCCAAGGCGTGGCAGGTCCGGCTCATCCCCGAGACCTCGAGAGAAGCTGGGGGcgtctcccagaagcagccgctcTGGGTCGTCTCCAGAGAGACCCAAGGGCCCGACGAGGCGTGGTCGGTCCAGCTCCCCCTCCAGAAGGGGGAAGTGGAGATCTTCCCTGCGGCGAGGAAGATCTGGGTCGTCGCCCAGGAGAACCCGCTCCCGGTCCATCTCCAGACGAGGCAAATCCAGAAGCTCCCTGCGGAGGGACCGATCCATCTCGTCGCCCGGCAGGAGCCGCTCGAGATCCACCTCGCGGTTCTCCCGCCGCCGGGAGCGCTCGCCGTCCTCGCCCCGCCGCGGCAGATCCCGCACGCCGCCCCGCCGAGCCCGAGCGGGGTCTTCCCCCCGGCGCCGCGGCTCCCGGCAGCCCCGCTCCCGCTCCCCGCCGAAACTGGACGTCTCCCGCACTCCAGCCTCTTCCTACCGTGGCCGCTCGAAGGCGTCACCAGCCAGGACCCGCTCAGGCTCGGGCTCACCGAAACGAGCCGGGAGGAGGTCCCGCTCACCGCCGGTGCTGGAGAAATACCCCAAAGTGGGAGCGGCTGACAAGACAGCACCAGGCAGAGCTGAGAAGACGTCACCCATGGTGGTGGTGCCCATCCGGCGCAGTCCGTCCTGCTCCCCGCCGGTGCCGGACGAGGCCTCCCCCAAAGCCAGGAAagcccattcccctgcccccaagatcCACTCCCCACGGCCAGAGGGATCTCTGGGGGCGGTGAGGAATGGGGGTCCAGCGCCCGCCTGGACCCTGAACTCCTGCCCTGTCGCCCCTGGGGGCTCCCCACCTGCCGGCCGCCTCCCCGCAGCCAAAGGGCCAGAGAAAGTCagatcttcctcctcttcctcttcctcctcctcctctgcctcccacaaggtgcccagccccctgcccgccccactCCCGGTGCTGCCCCCCAAGGAGGAAGACAGGGAAGGGCCAAAGGTCAAGTCGGAGCCGCCAGCCCCGGAGGGCCCTGGGGAGCTGCCAGACAAAGCCCGGAGCGGAGTCCCCAAGCTGCTGGTGCCGCTGCCGGTGCCCCCCCGCACCCCGTCCAAAGAGAAGAGGAGCTCGTCCACCTCCTCGTCGTCCTCCTCGTcttcctcgtcctcgtcctcttcctcttcctcctcctccgacTCCAGCTCCAGCTCTTCGGAGTCCAGCCACGACTCTCCAGCGAGCAAGGGGCCCGACCTGGAAACAGCAAAGAAGGA GCCCCTGAGTCCGGCGCAGAAGGAGCTGGTCCGCGAGGGGCGCCCCCTGGAGGTGGCCAAGCGGAAACGCCGTTCCCGaagctccagcagctccagcagcagctcaacgtcttcatcctcctcctcgtcGTCCTCGTCTTCCTCCTcgtcgtcgtcctcctcctcctcgtcctcttcttcctcctcctcctcttcctcctcctctcctaagcctgggccccagccacagcccaaGGCGGCCCCCAAGAAGCTCTCGCCTGAGCAGAGGCG ctcccggaGCCCCCGGAAACCGATCGACTCCCTGCGTGACTCGCGCTCTCTCAGCTACTCCCCAGCCGAGCGGCGCCGGCCCTcccccccggagccccccccggcccagcgGGAGCGGCACAG TGACAAACCCTCCCAGAGGAGCCGAGGAACCAACAGCCGCTCCCCGGGTCGCAAGCGCAGGCGGGAAACGCCCAGCCCCCCCCACGCTGCCCGTCGCCGAGCGTCCCG GTCGCCATAG